CAACTCCGTCCCTTGCAATTTGCAACTTTTGGCTTATTTCACTGCCCAATTTGGTCATACCTGCTTCAGCTGAGGCTCGAACAGTAGACGCTGCATTAAGAAAACTTGTAGCCCACTTGGAAGAAGATGTTGCAGGAGCTTGGTTGGTTTTCGATTCTTTTCTACTCCTGCTTAAAAGACCCATAAATGGAAAACCTGGGTCGGATTTCTTAGGCCCGGGACATTTGTGATCTGGCCCAAAACGGTGCTTTAAGCAGTGGTCTAGAGTACAGTCCCTACATTTGATTGTGTTTGAGAATGTTAAAACTTCCCTGCAGCCTGGAACTGGACATTTTTTCTTCTTTGTGACTTTGTCATAATTTGAAGGATCACATTCAATATTAACATGCATTTCCCAGGTGATGTTTGGATCTTCATCTGGAACCAGGCGAACTCCTTTAGCACATAACGGACAAATGACAACGGTAACGTCTTTTTTATCAGCTTTTGGACAGTGATGTTTAATGTAGCTTCTATGTTCCAGGCAATATACCTGTTGAAAGATTTTTCACATTTTAtaagaatgaaaaagagaaacttcacttaaagattttaaaaaataattggcTGGAAATCAACAATCCATTACACAGAAAATCATTCAAAACAAGATCCAAGCTTTTGGTTGATATGAATCCCTTGGAAGTTCTGCTTGTTCCAGGAACATAACAAAAGAAACTACAGAGCAATATCTCAAGCAGGGTTGCAATAGAAGAGCACACTAGTTCTCAGCTAATCTTAGCCAACAAATAATTATAATAGCTTATCCATCatcaaaaatgattaaattggatACTGAACCAATATTAGTTACTAGTTAGACTAATTGCAGATGATTCTTGCTTTTACTATTCAAAGTAAATGATATTTTTGACGATTTAGATATAAAAAGGTAAATTTCTTGAATTGGCATAACCGTCCTACGTATTAAATGGAATAGAATGATTTACTTTGGAGGGAAAGAAACAGCAGGATTTGCAGTCGGACCAAGCAGAACAAGGGCAGATTGCTGGAGCTAATTAGAAAAACTGTTTCCCTGTGATTGCATACTCTTTATAAGATTAGAATTGATTCTATCAACTTAGCATTGTATAGGAATTGAAAATTAAATGCtgatttttttacttaaatgTAAATAACAGGACACTGTAAACTTCGATCTAATTCCGAGTTTCATTCCAGTAATTTTCACATGGTCAATCAATTTCATTTAGCTTTACCTTTTCAGAAACTTAAGTCAAAACCAAATAAAATCACAACCAGAAATAGCCTAAATTGTGTGCGAATTATCAAAATCTAATACACTCTAACACATATAGGCAGTATAACGTATAAATCCTTatgttctaattttattttttgggtcCATAGGAGATTGCCAATATAAATCTAAAGTATAAAGCTGCAATGGGTTCAGAAGAACAAGATATGGAAGCTAACAGGAACATATCAAAAGGAATCAATGAATATAAATATTGGGAAAAAAGGGGGGGAGGCGGATGAATTGAAATGCAGTGATATGAAGGTAAAGCAAGGTCCAagagatagaaaaagaaagaagaaaaggaataCCAGGTGGCAACGATCGCAAGTGAAAGGCAAGAAGTCGATCTGTTTACAATCTTCGACGGAGCAATGCTTTCCAAGGTCAGGGAATTGGGGAGTTCCCATTCTAATTCAATTATCCCCAGCTGAATCAAACTGCAAAAATATAGTATTAGTATATATGCGGATAAGATTAGAAGAAGAATTGAGTTTTGGTTTCTTTTTGGGTTACCCGAATTTGACGCG
This window of the Gossypium hirsutum isolate 1008001.06 chromosome A09, Gossypium_hirsutum_v2.1, whole genome shotgun sequence genome carries:
- the LOC107889400 gene encoding zinc finger AN1 and C2H2 domain-containing stress-associated protein 11; this encodes MGTPQFPDLGKHCSVEDCKQIDFLPFTCDRCHLVYCLEHRSYIKHHCPKADKKDVTVVICPLCAKGVRLVPDEDPNITWEMHVNIECDPSNYDKVTKKKKCPVPGCREVLTFSNTIKCRDCTLDHCLKHRFGPDHKCPGPKKSDPGFPFMGLLSRSRKESKTNQAPATSSSKWATSFLNAASTVRASAEAGMTKLGSEISQKLQIARDGVGLSSSSGSGSSNGNAGQVEECPQCGAKFASVTTLVDHVEKVHERNNQSRVFKMSIDVCPKCSKGFRDPVALVEHVERDHGGTSKA